The Mobula birostris isolate sMobBir1 chromosome 6, sMobBir1.hap1, whole genome shotgun sequence genome has a window encoding:
- the zdbf2 gene encoding DBF4-type zinc finger-containing protein 2 isoform X5 gives MHDVQRNEHFAEMTDNASGSGAYTEQPAPERLPMQSKRGYCACCQELYNCLEQHLQSTRHRQSAGESRNQLVAKSLMERFLQDVIQYHPSRYKDNRPTYTDLPSVSAPLIPRKELADIHSYQDDKETVGTREELPSTDNESVRSARALGAKNVTDCSQARGSNVSSVPVGDPTSRKDPGVGDPVSEEQVEVSLPSYRALCRTTVLNASEGILSCGKAERHSSRIALGVYKPASRGGIGDYSKPKVICSHEDHGHWNPTGQVSLPDVSSGLASKFSKLHHVNSQGTMAGSPLPQLRDHGEGRSLHCPGGPSQPEELQGSSTFPHGDRPTGGEAAVRTKDLVSETIETVIQKYCTRQASQPRDSDSEDSADGQHRHRGKRLERNQQAKKAPLEKEYCTLSNSCKMACSKQVLQETASCFKKMLSLTLSCEAKSGGQYQGMGEDMESSGGSICSLGSQLGQLKSSSSSEWNASVKMEKRSSRVPMRDLELMTDARISLDDHGYKTQLSSVLRSQAEECDKMEIENVSPAESSKKAEQTEEKPRPLETEQRLQSLPYVPPSFAGKTWSEIMAEDDLKVEALVKEFKEGRYLCYFDSESLANYGRKQKKPHRAGVKDALKGTSQASVDSHPNVPSPEALPHLTDDDRDDDKDDELPPALCRASVGKKPALRHCRLASRCQIVKVSHGTQTSEISYPIVKKKSRRLDQEPENFWSGLEQAERPDMKTRLCSLRLPRSYSRIMSPVQPRTVIYVLSSPDFDSGQAASLEGKRSSRTLQEGASPTKYKYKKSPVRYYDPVTNRILKTPPSSLASSHHVRQLFRNLSPDINMGLPTDEHRAPAKLQPKAGGSCGPLQAGNSAASGSRPPAAALKSRDRGLGEAPSSDCPSKSTGSRSDGASLPLPQVLPDQKSLVLSPLGADGPNPPFSRLNVYAGPKSRRAPETENPDAVSEMDSPPLDNLRGTSSCSHVGTPPAAAVSPCSPPRLRSSLRRPAGKDSSLGEKVLRREAGSGEVAARDRASYRRGQRQGPRKRK, from the exons CACCTGCAGAGCACGCGGCACAGGCAGTCAGCCGGCGAGTCCCGGAACCAGTTGGTGGCAAAAAGCCTCATGGAGCGTTTCCTGCAGGATGTGATACAGTACCATCCCTCCCGATACAAGGACAACAG GCCAACCTACACGGACCTACCGTCAGTCAGTGCCCCGCTGATTCCTAGAAAGGAGCTTGCCGACATACACTCCTACCAGGACGACAAGGAGACTGTTGGGACCAGAGAGGAGTTGCCGAGCACAGATAACGAATCTGTCCGGTCAGCGCGTGCATTGGGTGCTAAGAACGTCACTGACTGCAGCCAGGCCAGAGGCAGTAATGTATCTTCTGTGCCTGTTGGGGACCCAACAAGTAGAAAAGACCCCGGAGTTGGAGACCCAGTGTCTGAAGAGCAGGTTGAAGTCAGCTTGCCTTCCTATAGAGCGTTATGTAGGACTACAGTTTTAAATGCAAGCGAGGGCATTCTATCTTGTGGCAAAGCAGAAAGGCATAGCAGTCGCATTGCTTTGGGCGTATATAAACCAGCATCGAGGGGAGGAATCGGGGACTACAGTAAACCAAAAGTCATCTGCTCTCATGAGGATCATGGACACTGGAATCCTACTGGTCAAGTTAGCCTTCCTGATGTCTCCTCAGGGCTAGCTTCTAAGTTTTCCAAATTGCACCACGTTAACTCTCAGGGCACGATGGCAGGTTCTCCACTTCCGCAACTCAGGGACCACGGCGAAGGACGCAGCCTGCACTGTCCTGGTGGACCAAGCCAGCCCGAGGAGCTCCAGGGCAGCAGCACTTTCCCCCATGGTGATAGGCCAACAGGAGGCGAAGCGGCTGTCCGCACGAAGGATCTGGTCTCGGAGACCATAGAGACGGTCATTCAGAAATACTGTACCCGGCAGGCATCGCAGCCTCGAGACAGTGACAGCGAGGACTCGGCTGATGGTCAGCATCGACATCGAGGGAAAAGGTTGGAGAGGAATCAGCAGGCGAAGAAAGCGCCTCTGGAGAAAGAGTAttgtacactatcaaacagcTGCAAAATGGCTTGCAGCAAGCAGGTGCTACAAGAGACGGCGTCTTGCTTCAAGAAAATGCTGTCTTTAACCCTCTCCTGTGAAGCTAAATCTGGGGGGCAGTACCAGGGCATGGGGGAAGACATGGAAAGTTCAGGAGGCAGTATCTGCTCCTTGGGCAGTCAGCTGGGACAGCTAAAGTCCAGCAGCAGCTCAGAATGGAATGCCTCCGTGAAGATGGAGAAGCGCAGTTCGAGAGTGCCAATGAGGGACCTGGAGCTGATGACAGATGCACGAATCTCACTTGACGACCACGGCTACAAAACTCAGCTGAGCTCGGTTCTGCGCTCCCAGGCAGAAGAATGTGACAAGATGGAGATAGAGAACGTCAGCCCTGCAGAGAGCAGCAAGAAAGCCGAACAAACTGAAGAGAAACCACGCCCCCTGGAGACGGAGCAGAGGCTTCAGTCACTACCGTACGTGCCGCCATCTTTTGCTGGAAAGACTTGGTCAGAGATCATGGCAGAGGATGATCTGAAAGTGGAGGCACTTGTGAAGGAGTTCAAGGAGGGCCGATACTTGTGTTATTTTGACAGTGAGTCTTTAGCCAACTACGGAAGGAAACAAAAGAAACCGCACCGGGCTGGGGTGAAGGACGCATTAAAAGGCACGTCCCAGGCATCAGTCGACAGTCACCCAAACGTCCCTTCACCCGAAGCATTGCCACACTTGACGGATGACGACAGGGATGACGACAAGGATGATGAGCTTCCCCCTGCCCTGTGCCGGGCATCAGTGGGCAAGAAGCCCGCCTTGAGGCACTGTCGTCTGGCATCCAGGTGCCAGATCGTCAAGGTCAGCCATGGTACCCAGACCAGTGAAATCAGCTACCCGATagtcaaaaaaaaatccagaaggCTGGATCAAGAACCCGAGAACTTTTGGAGTGGGCTGGAGCAAGCTGAGAGGCCAGATATGAAGACCAGGCTGTGCTCCCTGAGGCTGCCCAGATCCTACAGCAGGATTATGAGCCCAGTGCAGCCCAGGACGGTCATCTACGTCCTGTCTTCACCTGACTTTGACTCGGGGCAGGCTGCCTCGCTggaagggaagaggagctccAGGACCCTGCAGGAAGGTGCCAGCCCGACCAAGTACAAGTACAAGAAATCACCAGTCAGGTACTACGACCCAGTCACCAACAGAATCCTCAAGACGCCGCCCAGCAGCCTAGCTTCGTCCCACCATGTGCGCCAGCTCTTCAGGAACCTTAGCCCGGACATCAACATGGGGCTGCCCACTGATGAACACAGAGCTCCCGCCAAGTTGCAGCCAAAGGCTGGTGGGAGCTGCGGCCCGCTGCAGGCTGGTAACAGTGCGGCCTCTGGCTCCCGGCCGCCAGCCGCCGCACTCAAGTCCCGGGACCGCGGCTTGGGGGAGGCCCCCAGCAGTGACTGCCCATCCAAGAGCACGGGCTCCCGGTCAGACGGGGCCTCGCTGCCTTTACCCCAGGTCCTGCCCGATCAGAAGAGCCTAGTCTTGTCACCGCTCGGGGCAGACGGGCCCAACCCACCCTTCAGCAGGCTCAACGTGTACGCAGGCCCAAAGAGCAGGCGTGCCCCCGAGACGGAGAACCCAGACGCAGTCTCCGAAATGGACAGTCCACCGCTCGACAACCTGAGGGGTACTTCATCCTGCTCCCACGTCGGAACCCCGCCAGCTGCTGCAGTCTCCCCCTGCAGCCCTCCACGCCTCCGCTCCAGCCTCCGCCGGCCCGCCGGCAAAGACAGCTCCTTGGGGGAGAAGGTACTGCGGAGGGAAGCCGGGAGTGGGGAGGTGGCTGCCAGAGATAGGGCATCCTACCGCCGGGGCCAGAGGCAAGGTCCCCGCAAAAGGAAGTGA
- the zdbf2 gene encoding DBF4-type zinc finger-containing protein 2 isoform X2, translating to MKERKSQTYKGKQDGTDGITLEMQPSKMLPFADVQRNEHFAEMTDNASGSGAYTEQPAPERLPMQSKRGYCACCQELYNCLEQHLQSTRHRQSAGESRNQLVAKSLMERFLQDVIQYHPSRYKDNRPTYTDLPSVSAPLIPRKELADIHSYQDDKETVGTREELPSTDNESVRSARALGAKNVTDCSQARGSNVSSVPVGDPTSRKDPGVGDPVSEEQVEVSLPSYRALCRTTVLNASEGILSCGKAERHSSRIALGVYKPASRGGIGDYSKPKVICSHEDHGHWNPTGQVSLPDVSSGLASKFSKLHHVNSQGTMAGSPLPQLRDHGEGRSLHCPGGPSQPEELQGSSTFPHGDRPTGGEAAVRTKDLVSETIETVIQKYCTRQASQPRDSDSEDSADGQHRHRGKRLERNQQAKKAPLEKEYCTLSNSCKMACSKQVLQETASCFKKMLSLTLSCEAKSGGQYQGMGEDMESSGGSICSLGSQLGQLKSSSSSEWNASVKMEKRSSRVPMRDLELMTDARISLDDHGYKTQLSSVLRSQAEECDKMEIENVSPAESSKKAEQTEEKPRPLETEQRLQSLPYVPPSFAGKTWSEIMAEDDLKVEALVKEFKEGRYLCYFDSESLANYGRKQKKPHRAGVKDALKGTSQASVDSHPNVPSPEALPHLTDDDRDDDKDDELPPALCRASVGKKPALRHCRLASRCQIVKVSHGTQTSEISYPIVKKKSRRLDQEPENFWSGLEQAERPDMKTRLCSLRLPRSYSRIMSPVQPRTVIYVLSSPDFDSGQAASLEGKRSSRTLQEGASPTKYKYKKSPVRYYDPVTNRILKTPPSSLASSHHVRQLFRNLSPDINMGLPTDEHRAPAKLQPKAGGSCGPLQAGNSAASGSRPPAAALKSRDRGLGEAPSSDCPSKSTGSRSDGASLPLPQVLPDQKSLVLSPLGADGPNPPFSRLNVYAGPKSRRAPETENPDAVSEMDSPPLDNLRGTSSCSHVGTPPAAAVSPCSPPRLRSSLRRPAGKDSSLGEKVLRREAGSGEVAARDRASYRRGQRQGPRKRK from the exons CACCTGCAGAGCACGCGGCACAGGCAGTCAGCCGGCGAGTCCCGGAACCAGTTGGTGGCAAAAAGCCTCATGGAGCGTTTCCTGCAGGATGTGATACAGTACCATCCCTCCCGATACAAGGACAACAG GCCAACCTACACGGACCTACCGTCAGTCAGTGCCCCGCTGATTCCTAGAAAGGAGCTTGCCGACATACACTCCTACCAGGACGACAAGGAGACTGTTGGGACCAGAGAGGAGTTGCCGAGCACAGATAACGAATCTGTCCGGTCAGCGCGTGCATTGGGTGCTAAGAACGTCACTGACTGCAGCCAGGCCAGAGGCAGTAATGTATCTTCTGTGCCTGTTGGGGACCCAACAAGTAGAAAAGACCCCGGAGTTGGAGACCCAGTGTCTGAAGAGCAGGTTGAAGTCAGCTTGCCTTCCTATAGAGCGTTATGTAGGACTACAGTTTTAAATGCAAGCGAGGGCATTCTATCTTGTGGCAAAGCAGAAAGGCATAGCAGTCGCATTGCTTTGGGCGTATATAAACCAGCATCGAGGGGAGGAATCGGGGACTACAGTAAACCAAAAGTCATCTGCTCTCATGAGGATCATGGACACTGGAATCCTACTGGTCAAGTTAGCCTTCCTGATGTCTCCTCAGGGCTAGCTTCTAAGTTTTCCAAATTGCACCACGTTAACTCTCAGGGCACGATGGCAGGTTCTCCACTTCCGCAACTCAGGGACCACGGCGAAGGACGCAGCCTGCACTGTCCTGGTGGACCAAGCCAGCCCGAGGAGCTCCAGGGCAGCAGCACTTTCCCCCATGGTGATAGGCCAACAGGAGGCGAAGCGGCTGTCCGCACGAAGGATCTGGTCTCGGAGACCATAGAGACGGTCATTCAGAAATACTGTACCCGGCAGGCATCGCAGCCTCGAGACAGTGACAGCGAGGACTCGGCTGATGGTCAGCATCGACATCGAGGGAAAAGGTTGGAGAGGAATCAGCAGGCGAAGAAAGCGCCTCTGGAGAAAGAGTAttgtacactatcaaacagcTGCAAAATGGCTTGCAGCAAGCAGGTGCTACAAGAGACGGCGTCTTGCTTCAAGAAAATGCTGTCTTTAACCCTCTCCTGTGAAGCTAAATCTGGGGGGCAGTACCAGGGCATGGGGGAAGACATGGAAAGTTCAGGAGGCAGTATCTGCTCCTTGGGCAGTCAGCTGGGACAGCTAAAGTCCAGCAGCAGCTCAGAATGGAATGCCTCCGTGAAGATGGAGAAGCGCAGTTCGAGAGTGCCAATGAGGGACCTGGAGCTGATGACAGATGCACGAATCTCACTTGACGACCACGGCTACAAAACTCAGCTGAGCTCGGTTCTGCGCTCCCAGGCAGAAGAATGTGACAAGATGGAGATAGAGAACGTCAGCCCTGCAGAGAGCAGCAAGAAAGCCGAACAAACTGAAGAGAAACCACGCCCCCTGGAGACGGAGCAGAGGCTTCAGTCACTACCGTACGTGCCGCCATCTTTTGCTGGAAAGACTTGGTCAGAGATCATGGCAGAGGATGATCTGAAAGTGGAGGCACTTGTGAAGGAGTTCAAGGAGGGCCGATACTTGTGTTATTTTGACAGTGAGTCTTTAGCCAACTACGGAAGGAAACAAAAGAAACCGCACCGGGCTGGGGTGAAGGACGCATTAAAAGGCACGTCCCAGGCATCAGTCGACAGTCACCCAAACGTCCCTTCACCCGAAGCATTGCCACACTTGACGGATGACGACAGGGATGACGACAAGGATGATGAGCTTCCCCCTGCCCTGTGCCGGGCATCAGTGGGCAAGAAGCCCGCCTTGAGGCACTGTCGTCTGGCATCCAGGTGCCAGATCGTCAAGGTCAGCCATGGTACCCAGACCAGTGAAATCAGCTACCCGATagtcaaaaaaaaatccagaaggCTGGATCAAGAACCCGAGAACTTTTGGAGTGGGCTGGAGCAAGCTGAGAGGCCAGATATGAAGACCAGGCTGTGCTCCCTGAGGCTGCCCAGATCCTACAGCAGGATTATGAGCCCAGTGCAGCCCAGGACGGTCATCTACGTCCTGTCTTCACCTGACTTTGACTCGGGGCAGGCTGCCTCGCTggaagggaagaggagctccAGGACCCTGCAGGAAGGTGCCAGCCCGACCAAGTACAAGTACAAGAAATCACCAGTCAGGTACTACGACCCAGTCACCAACAGAATCCTCAAGACGCCGCCCAGCAGCCTAGCTTCGTCCCACCATGTGCGCCAGCTCTTCAGGAACCTTAGCCCGGACATCAACATGGGGCTGCCCACTGATGAACACAGAGCTCCCGCCAAGTTGCAGCCAAAGGCTGGTGGGAGCTGCGGCCCGCTGCAGGCTGGTAACAGTGCGGCCTCTGGCTCCCGGCCGCCAGCCGCCGCACTCAAGTCCCGGGACCGCGGCTTGGGGGAGGCCCCCAGCAGTGACTGCCCATCCAAGAGCACGGGCTCCCGGTCAGACGGGGCCTCGCTGCCTTTACCCCAGGTCCTGCCCGATCAGAAGAGCCTAGTCTTGTCACCGCTCGGGGCAGACGGGCCCAACCCACCCTTCAGCAGGCTCAACGTGTACGCAGGCCCAAAGAGCAGGCGTGCCCCCGAGACGGAGAACCCAGACGCAGTCTCCGAAATGGACAGTCCACCGCTCGACAACCTGAGGGGTACTTCATCCTGCTCCCACGTCGGAACCCCGCCAGCTGCTGCAGTCTCCCCCTGCAGCCCTCCACGCCTCCGCTCCAGCCTCCGCCGGCCCGCCGGCAAAGACAGCTCCTTGGGGGAGAAGGTACTGCGGAGGGAAGCCGGGAGTGGGGAGGTGGCTGCCAGAGATAGGGCATCCTACCGCCGGGGCCAGAGGCAAGGTCCCCGCAAAAGGAAGTGA
- the zdbf2 gene encoding DBF4-type zinc finger-containing protein 2 isoform X6 yields the protein MTDNASGSGAYTEQPAPERLPMQSKRGYCACCQELYNCLEQHLQSTRHRQSAGESRNQLVAKSLMERFLQDVIQYHPSRYKDNRPTYTDLPSVSAPLIPRKELADIHSYQDDKETVGTREELPSTDNESVRSARALGAKNVTDCSQARGSNVSSVPVGDPTSRKDPGVGDPVSEEQVEVSLPSYRALCRTTVLNASEGILSCGKAERHSSRIALGVYKPASRGGIGDYSKPKVICSHEDHGHWNPTGQVSLPDVSSGLASKFSKLHHVNSQGTMAGSPLPQLRDHGEGRSLHCPGGPSQPEELQGSSTFPHGDRPTGGEAAVRTKDLVSETIETVIQKYCTRQASQPRDSDSEDSADGQHRHRGKRLERNQQAKKAPLEKEYCTLSNSCKMACSKQVLQETASCFKKMLSLTLSCEAKSGGQYQGMGEDMESSGGSICSLGSQLGQLKSSSSSEWNASVKMEKRSSRVPMRDLELMTDARISLDDHGYKTQLSSVLRSQAEECDKMEIENVSPAESSKKAEQTEEKPRPLETEQRLQSLPYVPPSFAGKTWSEIMAEDDLKVEALVKEFKEGRYLCYFDSESLANYGRKQKKPHRAGVKDALKGTSQASVDSHPNVPSPEALPHLTDDDRDDDKDDELPPALCRASVGKKPALRHCRLASRCQIVKVSHGTQTSEISYPIVKKKSRRLDQEPENFWSGLEQAERPDMKTRLCSLRLPRSYSRIMSPVQPRTVIYVLSSPDFDSGQAASLEGKRSSRTLQEGASPTKYKYKKSPVRYYDPVTNRILKTPPSSLASSHHVRQLFRNLSPDINMGLPTDEHRAPAKLQPKAGGSCGPLQAGNSAASGSRPPAAALKSRDRGLGEAPSSDCPSKSTGSRSDGASLPLPQVLPDQKSLVLSPLGADGPNPPFSRLNVYAGPKSRRAPETENPDAVSEMDSPPLDNLRGTSSCSHVGTPPAAAVSPCSPPRLRSSLRRPAGKDSSLGEKVLRREAGSGEVAARDRASYRRGQRQGPRKRK from the exons CACCTGCAGAGCACGCGGCACAGGCAGTCAGCCGGCGAGTCCCGGAACCAGTTGGTGGCAAAAAGCCTCATGGAGCGTTTCCTGCAGGATGTGATACAGTACCATCCCTCCCGATACAAGGACAACAG GCCAACCTACACGGACCTACCGTCAGTCAGTGCCCCGCTGATTCCTAGAAAGGAGCTTGCCGACATACACTCCTACCAGGACGACAAGGAGACTGTTGGGACCAGAGAGGAGTTGCCGAGCACAGATAACGAATCTGTCCGGTCAGCGCGTGCATTGGGTGCTAAGAACGTCACTGACTGCAGCCAGGCCAGAGGCAGTAATGTATCTTCTGTGCCTGTTGGGGACCCAACAAGTAGAAAAGACCCCGGAGTTGGAGACCCAGTGTCTGAAGAGCAGGTTGAAGTCAGCTTGCCTTCCTATAGAGCGTTATGTAGGACTACAGTTTTAAATGCAAGCGAGGGCATTCTATCTTGTGGCAAAGCAGAAAGGCATAGCAGTCGCATTGCTTTGGGCGTATATAAACCAGCATCGAGGGGAGGAATCGGGGACTACAGTAAACCAAAAGTCATCTGCTCTCATGAGGATCATGGACACTGGAATCCTACTGGTCAAGTTAGCCTTCCTGATGTCTCCTCAGGGCTAGCTTCTAAGTTTTCCAAATTGCACCACGTTAACTCTCAGGGCACGATGGCAGGTTCTCCACTTCCGCAACTCAGGGACCACGGCGAAGGACGCAGCCTGCACTGTCCTGGTGGACCAAGCCAGCCCGAGGAGCTCCAGGGCAGCAGCACTTTCCCCCATGGTGATAGGCCAACAGGAGGCGAAGCGGCTGTCCGCACGAAGGATCTGGTCTCGGAGACCATAGAGACGGTCATTCAGAAATACTGTACCCGGCAGGCATCGCAGCCTCGAGACAGTGACAGCGAGGACTCGGCTGATGGTCAGCATCGACATCGAGGGAAAAGGTTGGAGAGGAATCAGCAGGCGAAGAAAGCGCCTCTGGAGAAAGAGTAttgtacactatcaaacagcTGCAAAATGGCTTGCAGCAAGCAGGTGCTACAAGAGACGGCGTCTTGCTTCAAGAAAATGCTGTCTTTAACCCTCTCCTGTGAAGCTAAATCTGGGGGGCAGTACCAGGGCATGGGGGAAGACATGGAAAGTTCAGGAGGCAGTATCTGCTCCTTGGGCAGTCAGCTGGGACAGCTAAAGTCCAGCAGCAGCTCAGAATGGAATGCCTCCGTGAAGATGGAGAAGCGCAGTTCGAGAGTGCCAATGAGGGACCTGGAGCTGATGACAGATGCACGAATCTCACTTGACGACCACGGCTACAAAACTCAGCTGAGCTCGGTTCTGCGCTCCCAGGCAGAAGAATGTGACAAGATGGAGATAGAGAACGTCAGCCCTGCAGAGAGCAGCAAGAAAGCCGAACAAACTGAAGAGAAACCACGCCCCCTGGAGACGGAGCAGAGGCTTCAGTCACTACCGTACGTGCCGCCATCTTTTGCTGGAAAGACTTGGTCAGAGATCATGGCAGAGGATGATCTGAAAGTGGAGGCACTTGTGAAGGAGTTCAAGGAGGGCCGATACTTGTGTTATTTTGACAGTGAGTCTTTAGCCAACTACGGAAGGAAACAAAAGAAACCGCACCGGGCTGGGGTGAAGGACGCATTAAAAGGCACGTCCCAGGCATCAGTCGACAGTCACCCAAACGTCCCTTCACCCGAAGCATTGCCACACTTGACGGATGACGACAGGGATGACGACAAGGATGATGAGCTTCCCCCTGCCCTGTGCCGGGCATCAGTGGGCAAGAAGCCCGCCTTGAGGCACTGTCGTCTGGCATCCAGGTGCCAGATCGTCAAGGTCAGCCATGGTACCCAGACCAGTGAAATCAGCTACCCGATagtcaaaaaaaaatccagaaggCTGGATCAAGAACCCGAGAACTTTTGGAGTGGGCTGGAGCAAGCTGAGAGGCCAGATATGAAGACCAGGCTGTGCTCCCTGAGGCTGCCCAGATCCTACAGCAGGATTATGAGCCCAGTGCAGCCCAGGACGGTCATCTACGTCCTGTCTTCACCTGACTTTGACTCGGGGCAGGCTGCCTCGCTggaagggaagaggagctccAGGACCCTGCAGGAAGGTGCCAGCCCGACCAAGTACAAGTACAAGAAATCACCAGTCAGGTACTACGACCCAGTCACCAACAGAATCCTCAAGACGCCGCCCAGCAGCCTAGCTTCGTCCCACCATGTGCGCCAGCTCTTCAGGAACCTTAGCCCGGACATCAACATGGGGCTGCCCACTGATGAACACAGAGCTCCCGCCAAGTTGCAGCCAAAGGCTGGTGGGAGCTGCGGCCCGCTGCAGGCTGGTAACAGTGCGGCCTCTGGCTCCCGGCCGCCAGCCGCCGCACTCAAGTCCCGGGACCGCGGCTTGGGGGAGGCCCCCAGCAGTGACTGCCCATCCAAGAGCACGGGCTCCCGGTCAGACGGGGCCTCGCTGCCTTTACCCCAGGTCCTGCCCGATCAGAAGAGCCTAGTCTTGTCACCGCTCGGGGCAGACGGGCCCAACCCACCCTTCAGCAGGCTCAACGTGTACGCAGGCCCAAAGAGCAGGCGTGCCCCCGAGACGGAGAACCCAGACGCAGTCTCCGAAATGGACAGTCCACCGCTCGACAACCTGAGGGGTACTTCATCCTGCTCCCACGTCGGAACCCCGCCAGCTGCTGCAGTCTCCCCCTGCAGCCCTCCACGCCTCCGCTCCAGCCTCCGCCGGCCCGCCGGCAAAGACAGCTCCTTGGGGGAGAAGGTACTGCGGAGGGAAGCCGGGAGTGGGGAGGTGGCTGCCAGAGATAGGGCATCCTACCGCCGGGGCCAGAGGCAAGGTCCCCGCAAAAGGAAGTGA